The following proteins come from a genomic window of Anopheles ziemanni chromosome 3, idAnoZiCoDA_A2_x.2, whole genome shotgun sequence:
- the LOC131285210 gene encoding uncharacterized protein LOC131285210 codes for MSCASCLHPTADEQVVCSGYCDGVFHLTCAGLSREATKELGKNPQLGWFCSECTEFRSSNKKGLVGELGVLLSKQKDELLTKLNGSFLSLLNNIRAEFTKNAEMLVEATAKQALMRLANSRSLNTPTRNALSAPLHGHTPVLTDSAPKRRLIDRSPPVATPAPPSMALGTAIPPPNIRTVPQVGRTWIYLSRFAPDVTGEDVRSLVTTQVGTDDVIVRRLVRHDREASRPLTFVSYRVGVPAELSGTALLPATWPRGIAFREFIDRPSVAPQPVWRPSQHPLPPQDRPINSLDAVVQPPSPRNELNFTANVVA; via the coding sequence ATGTCGTGCGCGTCGTGCCTCCATCCCACTGCGGACGAGCAAGTTGTGTGCAGTGGTTACTGCGATGGTGTTTTCCATCTTACCTGTGCCGGGCTGTCCCGTGAGGCAACTAAGGAACTGGGGAAAAACCCCCAGCTTGGCTGGTTTTGTTCCGAATGCACCGAGTTCCGTAGCAGCAACAAGAAAGGACTGGTGGGTGAGCTAGGCGTGCTGCTGAGCAAGCAGAAGGATGAACTTCTCACTAAGCTGAACGGCTCATTTCTCTCACTACTGAACAACATTCGAGCTGAGTTCACCAAAAATGCTGAGATGCTGGTGGAGGCCACCGCCAAGCAGGCACTGATGAGGCTAGCGAATTCTCGCTCCCTTAACACACCAACGCGCAATGCACTTTCCGCACCACTACACGGCCACACACCTGTTCTCACCGATAGCGCTCCAAAACGCCGCTTGATCGACCGGTCGCCGCCCGTTGCCACACCGGCCCCACCATCGATGGCTCTCGGCACCGCCATTCCACCGCCCAATATCCGTACCGTCCCGCAGGTGGGACGCACCTGGATATATCTAAGCCGTTTTGCTCCGGACGTGACGGGTGAGGATGTCCGGTCCTTGGTCACGACTCAGGTTGGCACGGATGACGTGATTGTGCGACGTTTGGTACGACATGATCGTGAAGCCTCACGTCCACTTACCTTCGTGTCGTACCGTGTTGGAGTTCCCGCAGAACTGAGTGGGACCGCACTGTTACCAGCCACGTGGCCGCGGGGAATAGCTTTCCGGGAATTTATCGATCGGCCCTCGGTCGCTCCTCAGCCGGTTTGGCGCCCGAGCCAGCACCCATTGCCTCCGCAAGATCGACCGATCAATTCACTTGATGCCGTTGTCCAGCCTCCATCTCCACGGAACGAACTAAACTTCACGGCTAATGTTGTCGCGTAG